A single window of Luteipulveratus halotolerans DNA harbors:
- a CDS encoding F0F1 ATP synthase subunit delta: MQGPSRAALAKGRDELGQTLAAVLDPAGVGEELFFVGQTLDGSASLRRALADPSREAPAKQELVERLFGGKTSDQVVELVRALVAQRWSVDRDLADAVDQLGAESLLVAAEQQGRADQVEDDLFRFGRTVAGDAALRDAYADRQRSGADKAALTTRLLDGKAAPESVRLAAHAAESPRGRRFEKALEGYVAIAAQRREQLTALVTAAVPLDDAHQQRLRQALTEMYGKPVQVNVVLDPEVVGGIRVQIGDEVIDGTIARRLDDARRGLAG; the protein is encoded by the coding sequence ATGCAGGGCCCTTCCCGGGCGGCACTCGCCAAGGGCCGCGACGAGCTCGGCCAGACGCTGGCCGCGGTCCTCGACCCGGCCGGCGTCGGCGAGGAGCTGTTCTTCGTCGGTCAGACGCTCGACGGCAGCGCGTCCCTGCGGCGCGCGTTGGCCGACCCCTCACGTGAGGCGCCGGCCAAGCAGGAGCTCGTCGAGCGTCTGTTCGGGGGCAAGACCTCCGACCAGGTTGTCGAGCTCGTCCGTGCACTGGTCGCCCAGCGCTGGTCGGTCGATCGAGACCTGGCCGACGCGGTCGACCAGCTCGGCGCCGAGTCCCTGCTCGTGGCGGCCGAGCAGCAGGGTCGTGCCGATCAGGTCGAGGACGACCTGTTCCGGTTCGGCCGCACGGTCGCAGGTGACGCGGCTCTGCGCGACGCCTACGCCGACCGTCAGCGCAGCGGCGCCGACAAGGCGGCGCTGACCACCCGGCTGCTCGACGGCAAGGCCGCACCCGAGTCGGTGCGCCTCGCCGCTCACGCGGCCGAGAGCCCTCGCGGACGCCGGTTCGAGAAGGCGCTCGAGGGCTACGTCGCGATCGCCGCCCAGCGTCGCGAGCAGCTGACCGCCCTGGTCACCGCTGCGGTGCCGCTGGACGACGCGCACCAGCAGCGTCTGCGTCAGGCGCTGACCGAGATGTACGGCAAGCCGGTTCAGGTCAACGTCGTCCTCGACCCCGAGGTCGTCGGCGGGATCCGGGTGCAGATCGGTGACGAGGTCATCGACGGCACGATCGCGCGCCGTCTCGACGACGCACGTCGCGGACTGGCCGGCTGA
- the atpD gene encoding F0F1 ATP synthase subunit beta, translated as MTATAAPEAQAPVEGGVGRVSRVIGPVVDVEFSVDTMPDVYNLLQTEVTLGDEKKNLNLEVAQHIGDNMVRAISLQPTDGLVRGSQVKDTGGPISVPVGDVTLGKVFNATGECLNLEEGETLQVNERWGIHRKAPAFDQLESKTQMFETGIKVIDLLTPYVQGGKIGLFGGAGVGKTVLIQEMIARVAKDHGGVSVFAGVGERTREGNDLMVEMEEAGVLGQTSLVFGQMDEPPGTRLRVALSALTMAEYFRDVQKQDVLLFIDNIFRFTQAGSEVSTLLGRMPSAVGYQPTLADEMGILQERITSTRGHSITSMQAIYVPADDYTDPAPATTFAHLDATTELSREIASMGIYPAVDPLTSTSRILDPRYISQDHYDTAVRIKGILQRNKELQDIIAILGIDELSEEDKVLVNRARRIQRFLSQNTYVAKQFTGIEGSTVPLADTIEAFTKIADGEYDHVAEQAFFMCGGLDDVERSWAEIQKNL; from the coding sequence ATGACTGCTACAGCAGCCCCTGAGGCGCAGGCGCCCGTCGAGGGTGGCGTCGGTCGCGTCTCGCGCGTGATCGGCCCCGTCGTCGACGTCGAGTTCTCCGTCGACACGATGCCCGACGTCTACAACCTGCTCCAGACCGAGGTCACCCTCGGCGACGAGAAGAAGAACCTCAACCTCGAGGTCGCCCAGCACATCGGCGACAACATGGTCCGCGCGATCTCGCTGCAGCCGACCGACGGCCTGGTCCGTGGTTCGCAGGTGAAGGACACCGGTGGCCCGATCTCGGTGCCCGTCGGTGACGTCACCCTCGGCAAGGTCTTCAACGCGACCGGTGAGTGCCTCAACCTCGAGGAGGGCGAGACCCTTCAGGTCAACGAGCGCTGGGGCATCCACCGCAAGGCACCGGCCTTCGACCAGCTGGAGTCCAAGACCCAGATGTTCGAGACCGGCATCAAGGTCATCGACCTGCTGACCCCGTACGTCCAGGGTGGAAAGATCGGCCTGTTCGGTGGCGCCGGCGTCGGCAAGACGGTGCTCATCCAGGAGATGATCGCCCGTGTCGCCAAGGACCACGGCGGTGTGTCGGTGTTCGCCGGTGTCGGTGAGCGCACCCGTGAGGGCAACGACCTGATGGTCGAGATGGAGGAGGCCGGCGTTCTCGGTCAGACCTCCCTCGTGTTCGGTCAGATGGACGAGCCGCCGGGCACGCGTCTGCGCGTCGCCCTGTCGGCCCTGACGATGGCCGAGTACTTCCGCGACGTCCAGAAGCAGGACGTGCTCCTGTTCATCGACAACATCTTCCGGTTCACCCAGGCCGGCTCGGAGGTGTCGACCCTGCTGGGCCGCATGCCGTCCGCCGTGGGCTACCAGCCGACGCTGGCCGATGAGATGGGCATCCTGCAGGAGCGCATCACCTCGACCCGTGGTCACTCGATCACCTCGATGCAGGCGATCTACGTGCCGGCCGACGACTACACCGACCCGGCCCCGGCCACGACGTTCGCCCACCTGGACGCCACGACCGAGCTCTCGCGTGAGATCGCGTCGATGGGTATCTACCCGGCCGTCGACCCGCTGACGTCGACGTCGCGCATCCTGGACCCGCGCTACATCTCGCAGGACCACTACGACACGGCCGTGCGGATCAAGGGGATCCTGCAGCGCAACAAGGAGCTGCAGGACATCATCGCGATCCTCGGTATCGACGAGCTCTCCGAGGAGGACAAGGTCCTCGTCAACCGCGCCCGTCGTATCCAGCGCTTCCTGTCGCAGAACACCTACGTCGCCAAGCAGTTCACCGGCATCGAGGGCTCGACGGTTCCGCTGGCCGACACCATCGAGGCGTTCACCAAGATCGCCGACGGTGAGTACGACCACGTCGCCGAGCAGGCCTTCTTCATGTGCGGTGGCCTCGACGACGTCGAGCGCTCCTGGGCGGAGATCCAGAAGAACCTCTAA
- a CDS encoding uracil-xanthine permease family protein, whose translation MSALGADWTVHGDGRTVRAGDVVAPDQRLSWPRTVGIGAQHVVAMFGATFLVPLLTGFPPATTLFFSGVGTLLFLVITAGRVPSYLGSSFAFIAPITAAKADHGIAGALGGVVLAGIVLAVIGAVVHAVGAGWLRAVMPPVVTGAIVALIGLNLAPAAKANFVKAPLTAFVTLAVVVLVTVLLRGLLGRLSILIGVLSGYVVALLRGEVDLDPISGAHLVGLPEFTTPTFHLSVVGLFVPVVLVLVAENIGHVKSVAQMTGRDLDPVSGRALLADGVATTLAGFGGGSGTTTYAENIGVMAATKVYSTAAYWVAGGCAVLLSFSPKFGAAISTIPAGVLGGAATALYGMIGLLGVRIWVENKVDFGNPINLFTAAVALVIGIADYTWTVGDLEFAGIALGTAAALLTYHVMRALNRLTRAVDDPAGA comes from the coding sequence CTGAGCGCTCTCGGAGCGGACTGGACCGTGCACGGCGACGGGCGCACGGTGCGCGCCGGAGACGTGGTCGCGCCCGACCAACGGCTCAGCTGGCCGCGCACGGTCGGCATCGGCGCCCAGCACGTCGTCGCGATGTTCGGCGCGACCTTCCTCGTGCCCCTGCTGACCGGGTTCCCACCGGCGACGACGCTGTTCTTCTCCGGAGTCGGCACCCTGCTGTTCCTGGTCATCACCGCAGGCAGGGTGCCGTCGTACCTCGGCTCGTCCTTTGCGTTCATCGCGCCGATCACGGCGGCGAAGGCCGACCACGGCATCGCCGGCGCGCTCGGGGGAGTGGTGCTGGCAGGCATCGTCCTCGCGGTGATCGGCGCCGTCGTCCATGCGGTGGGCGCGGGCTGGCTGCGAGCCGTGATGCCCCCTGTGGTCACCGGTGCGATCGTCGCGCTCATCGGCCTCAACCTCGCACCGGCCGCCAAGGCCAACTTCGTGAAGGCGCCGTTGACCGCCTTCGTGACGCTTGCCGTCGTCGTCCTCGTGACAGTGCTGCTGCGCGGTCTGCTCGGCCGGCTCTCGATCCTCATCGGCGTGCTCTCGGGCTATGTGGTCGCCCTCCTGCGAGGCGAGGTCGACCTCGACCCGATCTCGGGCGCACACCTGGTGGGGCTCCCGGAGTTCACGACGCCGACGTTCCACCTCTCGGTGGTCGGCCTCTTCGTGCCGGTGGTCCTGGTGCTGGTCGCCGAGAACATCGGTCACGTCAAGTCCGTGGCGCAGATGACCGGCCGTGACCTGGACCCCGTGTCAGGCCGGGCGCTCCTGGCTGATGGCGTGGCGACCACGCTCGCGGGCTTCGGGGGAGGCTCGGGTACGACGACGTACGCCGAGAACATCGGTGTCATGGCCGCGACCAAGGTCTACTCGACGGCGGCGTACTGGGTCGCGGGCGGCTGCGCCGTCCTGCTGTCGTTCTCGCCGAAGTTCGGTGCGGCGATCTCGACGATCCCGGCCGGTGTGCTCGGCGGGGCTGCGACCGCGCTCTACGGGATGATCGGCCTGCTCGGCGTCCGGATCTGGGTCGAGAACAAGGTCGACTTCGGCAACCCGATCAACCTGTTCACCGCAGCGGTCGCTCTCGTGATCGGCATCGCCGACTACACGTGGACCGTCGGAGACCTGGAGTTCGCAGGCATCGCGCTGGGCACCGCGGCTGCTCTGCTGACCTACCACGTGATGCGCGCGCTCAACAGACTCACCCGGGCCGTCGATGACCCTGCGGGAGCATGA
- a CDS encoding DUF2550 family protein, giving the protein MTEVVLTGEILAGVLLLLVLVCLAFVLRRHAIARGGPMMLMARQKAAGWSLGLARVTATDVSWFPLIGLTTRPTVRWQRGDLDLGAPETIRHSRPVAMADPVSVTCTSSSVDFTIALSSADYTALRSWAESAPPGLNANVA; this is encoded by the coding sequence GTGACGGAGGTGGTGCTCACGGGCGAGATCCTGGCAGGAGTTCTGCTCCTGCTGGTTCTGGTGTGCCTCGCCTTCGTCCTGCGCCGTCACGCCATCGCCCGCGGCGGGCCGATGATGCTGATGGCCCGCCAGAAGGCCGCCGGCTGGTCACTCGGACTGGCGCGTGTCACGGCCACGGACGTCTCGTGGTTCCCGTTGATCGGGCTCACTACGCGTCCCACCGTTCGCTGGCAGCGCGGCGACCTCGACCTCGGGGCACCCGAGACGATTCGGCACAGTCGCCCGGTCGCGATGGCTGACCCGGTGTCCGTCACCTGTACGTCGTCCTCGGTCGACTTCACGATCGCGCTCTCGTCGGCCGACTACACCGCTCTGCGGTCATGGGCCGAGTCGGCCCCGCCCGGCCTCAACGCCAACGTCGCCTGA
- the atpA gene encoding F0F1 ATP synthase subunit alpha, translated as MTELSIRPDEIRDALDGYVQSYEPGAASREEVGRVVDAGDGIAHVEGLPSVMTNELLQFEDGTLGLALNLDVNDIGVVVLGEFGGIEEGQEVKRTGEVLSVPVGDAYLGRVVDPLGQPIDGLGEITAEARRALELQAPNVVSRKSVHEPLMTGIKAIDAMTPIGRGQRQLIIGDRKTGKTTIATDTIINQKQNWETGDPDKQVRCIYVAIGQKNSTVAEVRSTLEEAGALEYTTIVNAPAGDPAGFKYLAPFTGSAIGQHWMYAGKHVLIVFDDLSKQAEAYRAMSLLLRRPPGREAYPGDVFYLHSRLLERCAKLSDELGAGSMTGLPIIETKAGDVSAYIPTNVISITDGQIFLQSDLFNSNQRPAVDVGISVSRVGGAAMTKAMKGVTGSIKVDLAQYREMQAFAMFASDLDAASRQQLARGERLMSLFKQPQNSPYPLEEQVAALWAGTTGQLDSVKVEDIQRFESEFLDYLRRNEKGFMDAVRESTKIDDDGKATLQRAMDSFKKEFQASEDRGGEGSEQHDEITQDQIDQAQIVKQQS; from the coding sequence ATGACGGAGCTCTCGATCCGTCCGGATGAGATCCGCGACGCCCTGGACGGCTACGTCCAGTCCTACGAGCCTGGCGCGGCGTCCCGTGAAGAGGTCGGTCGCGTCGTCGATGCCGGTGACGGCATCGCGCACGTCGAGGGCCTGCCCTCGGTGATGACCAACGAGCTGCTGCAGTTCGAGGACGGCACGCTCGGCCTCGCGCTCAACCTCGACGTCAACGACATCGGTGTCGTCGTCCTCGGTGAGTTCGGCGGCATCGAGGAGGGCCAGGAGGTCAAGCGCACGGGCGAGGTCCTCTCGGTCCCCGTCGGCGACGCCTACCTCGGCCGCGTGGTCGACCCGCTGGGTCAGCCGATCGACGGTCTCGGCGAGATCACGGCCGAGGCACGCCGTGCGCTGGAGCTGCAGGCTCCCAACGTCGTGTCGCGCAAGTCGGTCCACGAGCCGCTCATGACCGGTATCAAGGCGATCGACGCCATGACGCCGATCGGCCGCGGCCAGCGCCAGCTGATCATCGGTGACCGCAAGACCGGCAAGACCACGATCGCCACCGACACGATCATCAACCAGAAGCAGAACTGGGAGACGGGCGACCCCGACAAGCAGGTCCGCTGCATCTACGTCGCCATCGGTCAGAAGAACTCCACCGTCGCCGAGGTGCGCAGCACGCTCGAAGAGGCGGGCGCGCTGGAGTACACCACCATCGTCAACGCCCCCGCGGGCGACCCGGCCGGCTTCAAGTACCTCGCGCCGTTCACCGGCTCGGCCATCGGCCAGCACTGGATGTACGCCGGCAAGCACGTCCTCATCGTCTTCGACGACCTGTCGAAGCAGGCCGAGGCCTACCGCGCGATGTCGCTGCTGCTGCGCCGTCCGCCGGGCCGCGAGGCCTACCCGGGTGACGTCTTCTACCTGCACTCGCGTCTGCTCGAGCGCTGCGCGAAGCTCTCCGACGAGCTCGGCGCGGGCTCGATGACCGGCCTGCCGATCATCGAGACCAAGGCCGGTGACGTGTCGGCGTACATCCCGACCAACGTCATCTCGATCACCGACGGTCAGATCTTCCTGCAGTCCGACCTGTTCAACTCCAACCAGCGTCCGGCCGTCGACGTCGGTATCTCCGTCTCCCGAGTCGGTGGTGCCGCGATGACCAAGGCCATGAAGGGCGTCACGGGCTCGATCAAGGTCGACCTCGCGCAGTACCGCGAGATGCAGGCATTCGCCATGTTCGCCTCCGACCTCGACGCGGCCTCGCGTCAGCAGCTGGCCCGCGGTGAGCGTCTGATGTCGCTGTTCAAGCAGCCGCAGAACTCCCCGTACCCGCTCGAGGAGCAGGTCGCGGCGCTGTGGGCCGGCACCACCGGCCAGCTCGACTCGGTCAAGGTCGAGGACATCCAGCGCTTCGAGAGCGAGTTCCTCGACTACCTGCGTCGCAACGAGAAGGGCTTCATGGACGCCGTCCGTGAGAGCACCAAGATCGACGACGACGGCAAGGCGACCCTCCAGCGCGCGATGGACTCCTTCAAGAAGGAGTTCCAGGCCAGCGAGGACAGGGGTGGCGAGGGCTCGGAGCAGCACGACGAGATCACCCAGGACCAGATCGACCAGGCCCAGATCGTCAAGCAGCAGTCCTGA
- a CDS encoding F0F1 ATP synthase subunit epsilon: protein MSQLTVELVAADRKVWEGEASRVFARTVEGELGILPGHTPILSVLVDGEVHIDPIDGQRKTVTVDGGFLSVDNDRVTLVSETVDASSLAG, encoded by the coding sequence GTGAGTCAGCTGACCGTTGAGCTTGTCGCCGCCGACCGCAAGGTCTGGGAAGGCGAGGCCAGCCGAGTCTTCGCCCGTACTGTCGAGGGCGAGCTGGGCATCCTGCCCGGCCACACCCCGATCCTCTCGGTTCTGGTCGACGGTGAGGTGCACATCGACCCGATCGACGGTCAGCGCAAGACGGTCACCGTGGACGGCGGGTTCCTGAGCGTCGACAACGACCGCGTCACCCTGGTCTCCGAGACCGTCGACGCGTCCTCGCTGGCGGGCTGA
- a CDS encoding LysM peptidoglycan-binding domain-containing protein, which yields MGLLGDIKDNLFPDEQDKADKAKSEAKDAADEAKKKADEAKQAQAEADKASGKTTPAQPTSAPAQPKAAPAPASSKTYTVKKGDTLSEIGQRFGVSWHKIAEVNNIENPDLIYPGQVFKIPS from the coding sequence ATGGGACTGCTGGGCGACATCAAGGACAACCTCTTCCCCGACGAGCAGGACAAGGCGGACAAGGCCAAGAGCGAGGCGAAGGACGCTGCGGACGAGGCCAAGAAGAAGGCTGACGAGGCCAAGCAGGCCCAGGCCGAGGCGGACAAGGCCTCCGGCAAGACGACTCCGGCCCAGCCGACCTCGGCTCCGGCCCAGCCGAAGGCCGCTCCTGCGCCGGCCAGCAGCAAGACCTACACGGTCAAGAAGGGTGACACCCTCAGCGAGATCGGTCAGCGCTTCGGCGTCAGCTGGCACAAGATCGCCGAGGTGAACAACATCGAGAACCCCGACCTGATCTACCCCGGTCAGGTCTTCAAGATCCCGAGCTGA
- a CDS encoding F0F1 ATP synthase subunit gamma, whose translation MGAQQRVYRQRIRSVQATKKITRAMELIAASRVVKARQYVAESTPYALALTRACSAVASHSDTNHPLTTEREQPKRVAVLICTSDRGLAGAYSVNAIKKSAELIERLQNEGKEVVPYLVGRKAVSYFKFRRRDYAKEWTGFTDSPKFEVAREIGQHLTDEFVKGSEEGGVDEVHVVYTTFVSMVNQEPRDLRLLPLEVVEGELDADGDGQPDGPSPLYEFEPSAEQVLDALLPKYVTSRIFNALLQAAASELAARQRAMKSATDNAEELIKTYTRLANQARQAEITQEISEIVGGASALADA comes from the coding sequence ATGGGAGCGCAGCAGCGGGTGTACCGCCAGCGCATCCGGTCGGTCCAGGCCACCAAGAAGATCACGCGCGCCATGGAGCTCATCGCGGCGTCACGAGTGGTCAAGGCGCGTCAGTACGTCGCCGAGTCCACCCCGTACGCCCTGGCGCTGACCCGCGCGTGCTCGGCGGTGGCCAGCCACTCCGACACCAACCACCCGCTCACCACCGAGCGGGAGCAGCCCAAGCGGGTCGCGGTCCTGATCTGCACCAGTGACCGCGGCCTCGCGGGGGCGTACTCCGTCAACGCGATCAAGAAGAGCGCCGAGCTGATCGAGCGCCTGCAGAACGAGGGCAAGGAGGTCGTCCCCTACCTCGTGGGCCGCAAGGCGGTGAGCTACTTCAAGTTCCGCCGTCGCGACTACGCGAAGGAGTGGACGGGTTTCACCGACAGCCCGAAGTTCGAGGTGGCTCGTGAGATCGGCCAGCACCTCACCGACGAGTTCGTCAAGGGCTCCGAGGAGGGTGGTGTCGACGAGGTCCACGTCGTCTACACGACGTTCGTCAGCATGGTCAACCAGGAGCCGCGGGACCTGCGCCTGCTGCCCCTGGAGGTCGTCGAGGGTGAGCTGGACGCCGACGGCGACGGCCAGCCCGACGGTCCTTCGCCGCTGTACGAGTTCGAGCCGAGCGCCGAGCAGGTCCTCGACGCGCTCCTGCCGAAGTACGTCACGTCGCGCATCTTCAACGCACTGCTGCAGGCGGCGGCCTCCGAGCTCGCTGCCCGCCAGCGGGCGATGAAGTCGGCGACGGACAACGCCGAGGAGCTCATCAAGACCTACACCCGACTGGCCAACCAGGCCCGTCAGGCCGAGATCACCCAAGAGATCAGCGAGATCGTGGGCGGCGCCAGCGCGCTGGCCGACGCCTGA